A single genomic interval of Ramlibacter pinisoli harbors:
- a CDS encoding aromatic-ring-hydroxylating dioxygenase subunit beta — protein sequence MIDLLRLCAFNAAYAQAIDNDELERWPSFFAERCLYRITNVENEREGLPAGIVYADSRAMLEDRIAALREANIYERQRYRHLLGIPVVASADAGGAVATTPFLVARIMATGETMVFASGEYRDRFVLAGDQLLLAERVAVCDSTVTDTLLALPL from the coding sequence ATGATCGACCTGCTGCGCCTGTGCGCCTTCAACGCGGCCTACGCCCAGGCCATCGACAACGACGAGCTGGAGCGCTGGCCGTCCTTCTTCGCCGAGCGCTGCCTGTACCGGATCACCAACGTGGAGAACGAACGCGAGGGGCTGCCGGCGGGCATCGTCTACGCCGATTCGCGCGCCATGCTGGAAGACCGCATCGCCGCGCTGCGCGAGGCCAACATCTACGAGCGGCAACGCTACCGCCACCTGCTGGGCATCCCGGTGGTGGCGTCGGCCGATGCCGGCGGGGCCGTCGCGACCACGCCGTTCCTGGTGGCGCGCATCATGGCCACCGGCGAGACCATGGTGTTCGCCAGCGGCGAATACCGCGACCGCTTCGTGCTGGCCGGCGACCAGCTCCTGCTGGCCGAGCGCGTGGCGGTGTGCGACAGCACCGTGACCGACACGCTGCTCGCGCTGCCGCTGTGA
- a CDS encoding oxidoreductase-like domain-containing protein, producing the protein MQEAFGDAGAARERIAGMQSLLQARALAFRPPPPDPTTCCGRGCNGCVWEGWFAAVGWWLDDAGELLARVP; encoded by the coding sequence ATGCAGGAGGCATTCGGCGACGCCGGCGCGGCGCGCGAGCGCATCGCGGGCATGCAGTCGCTGCTGCAGGCCCGGGCGCTGGCCTTCCGTCCGCCCCCGCCCGACCCCACCACCTGCTGCGGCCGCGGCTGCAACGGCTGCGTCTGGGAAGGCTGGTTCGCCGCCGTCGGCTGGTGGCTGGACGATGCGGGCGAGCTGCTCGCGCGCGTACCGTAG
- a CDS encoding aromatic ring-hydroxylating dioxygenase subunit alpha, producing the protein MSEQVIQWHGAGLTRVPYAVYTDAAMARVEQERVFRGATWNYLCLDVDLPEGGSYRTTAVGETPVIVVKDDDGEIYAFENRCAHRGALLALEKSGTVKDFQCVYHAWSYNRQGDLVGVAFEKGVKGQGGMPASFCKEEHGPRKLRVAVFCGLVFGSFSEDVPPIEEYLGEEICARIERVLHKPVQVIGRFTQALPNNWKLYVENVRDSYHASLLHLFFTTFELNRLSQKGGVIVDESGGHHVSFSMIDPAAADASYKEQGLRSDHDRYRLKDPTVLAGFTEYDDGITLQILSVFPGFVLQQIQNCLAVRQVLPTGQDRTELNWTYLGYADDTPEQRGMRLKQLNLVGPAGFISMEDGAVGGFVQRGIAGAQELEAIVEMGGDGTESSEGRATETSVRGFWKAYRAHMGIDGGTA; encoded by the coding sequence ATGAGCGAACAAGTCATCCAGTGGCACGGCGCGGGGCTCACCCGCGTGCCGTACGCCGTCTACACCGACGCCGCCATGGCGCGCGTGGAGCAGGAGCGCGTGTTCCGCGGCGCGACCTGGAACTACCTGTGCCTGGACGTCGACCTGCCCGAAGGCGGCAGCTACCGCACCACCGCCGTGGGCGAGACGCCGGTCATCGTGGTCAAGGACGACGACGGCGAGATCTACGCCTTCGAGAACCGCTGCGCCCACCGCGGCGCGCTGCTCGCGCTGGAGAAGTCCGGCACGGTGAAGGACTTCCAGTGCGTTTACCACGCCTGGAGCTACAACCGCCAGGGCGACCTGGTCGGCGTCGCCTTCGAGAAGGGCGTCAAGGGGCAGGGCGGCATGCCGGCCTCGTTCTGCAAGGAGGAGCACGGGCCGCGCAAGCTGCGCGTGGCGGTCTTCTGCGGGCTGGTGTTCGGCAGTTTCAGCGAGGACGTGCCGCCGATCGAGGAATACCTGGGCGAGGAGATCTGCGCCCGCATCGAGCGCGTGCTGCACAAGCCGGTGCAGGTCATCGGCCGCTTCACCCAGGCCCTGCCGAACAACTGGAAGCTGTATGTGGAGAACGTCCGGGACAGCTACCACGCCAGCCTGCTGCACCTGTTCTTCACCACCTTCGAGCTGAACCGGCTGTCGCAGAAGGGCGGGGTCATCGTCGACGAGAGCGGCGGCCACCACGTGAGCTTCTCGATGATCGACCCGGCCGCGGCCGACGCCTCGTACAAGGAGCAGGGCCTGCGCTCCGACCACGACCGCTACCGCCTGAAGGACCCCACGGTGCTGGCCGGCTTCACCGAGTACGACGACGGCATCACGCTGCAGATCCTGTCGGTGTTCCCCGGCTTCGTGCTGCAGCAGATCCAGAATTGCCTGGCCGTGCGGCAGGTGCTGCCCACCGGCCAGGACCGGACCGAGCTGAACTGGACCTACCTCGGCTACGCCGACGACACCCCCGAGCAGCGCGGCATGCGGCTGAAACAGTTGAACCTGGTGGGGCCGGCCGGCTTCATCTCGATGGAGGACGGGGCCGTCGGCGGCTTCGTGCAGCGCGGCATCGCCGGCGCCCAGGAGCTGGAGGCCATCGTCGAGATGGGCGGCGACGGCACGGAGTCCAGCGAGGGCCGGGCCACCGAGACCTCGGTGCGCGGCTTCTGGAAGGCCTACCGCGCCCACATGGGCATCGATGGGGGCACGGCATGA
- a CDS encoding RNA methyltransferase encodes MHQLSDVRQRLAALGAQPSHAQRVLRLWSNALPQDSGKRALDDFLPRRLREALPGLTADLAALAVLDSRHDADDGSSRLLVKLADGQACESVLLPRGGLCVSSQIGCAVGCRFCMTGREGLIRQIGSAEIVAQVALGRALRPVRKVVFMGMGEPAHNLANVMDAIELLGTAGGIGHKSLVFSTVGDERVFERLPQGPVKPALALSLHTTREDLRAELLPRAPRIAPADLVEAGDRYARATGYPMQVQWTLLEGVNDSDEELAGIERLLRGRYAVLNMIPYNSVPDLPYRRPTWEKAAAIARHLHRRGVLTKLRNSAGQDVEGGCGQLRARAARPVRFQPRTAAG; translated from the coding sequence GTGCACCAGCTTTCCGACGTGCGCCAGCGCCTGGCCGCGCTGGGCGCCCAACCCTCCCATGCGCAGCGCGTCCTGCGCCTGTGGTCCAACGCCCTGCCGCAGGACAGCGGCAAGCGCGCCCTCGACGACTTCCTGCCGCGCCGCCTGCGCGAGGCCCTGCCCGGGCTCACGGCCGACCTGGCGGCGCTGGCCGTGCTCGACTCGCGCCACGACGCCGACGACGGCTCCAGCCGCCTGCTGGTGAAGCTGGCCGACGGCCAGGCCTGCGAGAGCGTGCTGCTGCCGCGCGGCGGCCTGTGCGTGTCGAGCCAGATCGGCTGCGCGGTGGGCTGCCGGTTCTGCATGACGGGCCGGGAAGGCCTGATCCGGCAGATCGGCAGCGCGGAGATCGTGGCGCAGGTGGCGCTGGGCCGCGCGCTGCGGCCGGTGCGCAAGGTGGTGTTCATGGGCATGGGCGAGCCGGCCCACAACCTGGCCAACGTGATGGACGCGATCGAGCTGCTCGGCACCGCCGGCGGCATCGGCCACAAGAGCCTGGTGTTCTCCACCGTCGGCGACGAGCGGGTGTTCGAGCGCCTCCCGCAGGGGCCGGTGAAGCCGGCGCTGGCGCTGTCGCTGCACACCACGCGCGAGGACCTGCGCGCCGAGCTGCTGCCGCGCGCGCCGCGCATCGCGCCGGCCGACCTGGTGGAGGCAGGCGACCGCTATGCGCGCGCCACCGGCTACCCGATGCAGGTGCAGTGGACCCTGCTGGAGGGCGTGAACGACAGCGACGAGGAGCTGGCCGGCATCGAGCGGCTGCTGCGCGGGCGCTATGCGGTGCTGAACATGATTCCCTACAACAGCGTCCCCGACCTGCCGTACCGCCGGCCGACGTGGGAGAAGGCCGCCGCCATCGCCCGCCACCTGCACCGGCGCGGCGTGCTGACCAAGCTGCGCAATTCCGCCGGCCAGGACGTGGAGGGCGGCTGCGGCCAGCTGCGCGCGCGGGCGGCGCGGCCGGTGCGCTTCCAGCCGCGCACCGCCGCCGGCTAG
- a CDS encoding Bug family tripartite tricarboxylate transporter substrate binding protein produces MTLNRRAALALTAATLGAPFGAAPALAQTSKPLRLVVPFPAGGTADILPRVLAEKAKDAYPAGIVVENKSGAGGNIGAEFVSRSDPDGSTFLVSPPGPIAINHHLYKSLTFDPTRWVPVTVIATVPNVLDVSTKLPVNNLAEFIAYLKANPRKVSYASQGNGSTSHLTAELFMQATGTEMVHVPYKGTAPALVDIVGGVVDVFFDNLSSSVAFHNGGKLRILAVADQKRSPLLPAVPTFVESRLPEMVAVTFFSIVAPPGTPREVVEHAHKVFSAAVQAPDTQKKFAEQGATPAGWSPAQSGEFIRAESARWSRVIKGANVKVE; encoded by the coding sequence ATGACCCTGAACCGCCGCGCCGCCCTGGCGCTGACGGCCGCCACGCTCGGCGCCCCCTTCGGCGCCGCCCCCGCGCTGGCCCAGACTTCCAAGCCGCTGAGGCTCGTCGTGCCATTCCCGGCCGGCGGCACGGCCGACATCCTGCCGCGCGTGCTGGCCGAGAAGGCCAAGGACGCCTACCCGGCCGGCATCGTGGTGGAGAACAAGTCGGGTGCCGGCGGCAACATCGGCGCCGAGTTCGTCTCCCGGTCCGATCCCGACGGCAGCACCTTCCTGGTGTCGCCGCCGGGCCCGATCGCGATCAACCACCACCTGTACAAGTCGCTCACGTTCGATCCCACCCGGTGGGTGCCGGTGACGGTGATCGCCACCGTGCCCAACGTGCTGGATGTCAGCACCAAGCTGCCGGTGAACAACCTGGCCGAGTTCATCGCCTACCTGAAGGCCAACCCGCGCAAGGTGAGCTACGCCTCCCAGGGCAATGGCTCCACCTCCCACCTGACGGCCGAACTGTTCATGCAGGCGACCGGCACCGAGATGGTCCACGTGCCGTACAAGGGCACGGCGCCGGCGCTGGTCGACATCGTCGGCGGCGTGGTCGACGTGTTCTTCGACAACCTGAGCTCCTCGGTCGCGTTCCACAACGGCGGCAAGCTGCGCATCCTGGCGGTGGCCGACCAGAAGCGCTCGCCGCTGCTGCCGGCGGTGCCGACCTTCGTCGAGTCCCGGCTGCCGGAGATGGTGGCCGTCACCTTCTTCTCCATCGTGGCCCCGCCCGGCACGCCGCGCGAGGTGGTCGAGCACGCGCACAAGGTGTTCTCGGCCGCGGTGCAGGCGCCCGACACGCAGAAGAAGTTCGCCGAGCAGGGCGCCACGCCGGCGGGCTGGAGCCCGGCGCAGTCGGGCGAGTTCATCCGGGCCGAGTCGGCCCGCTGGAGCCGCGTCATCAAGGGCGCCAACGTCAAGGTCGAATGA
- a CDS encoding DUF4136 domain-containing protein translates to MRSLSCLAAVAIVAATLGGCASSYRLDSTVQTFSSLVTLPPQPTYRFERLPSQANTVEQARAEALADPVLRRAGLRRDDAAPRFSVQVVARTQPVLSASPLGGGSGWGWWGYWPPIQTAANTAYQREVDVVVREIAGGRVVFESKAWSENFYLNSDEVHGALFEAALTGFPNPPPGPRLVNLQVHPVALPPGPVQPAPVAAPSSAPPPMVQPAAPVTR, encoded by the coding sequence ATGCGTTCCCTGTCCTGCCTCGCCGCTGTCGCCATCGTGGCCGCCACGCTGGGCGGCTGCGCCTCGAGCTACCGCCTCGACAGCACCGTGCAGACCTTCTCCAGCCTGGTCACCCTGCCTCCGCAACCCACCTATCGCTTCGAGCGGCTGCCCTCGCAGGCCAACACGGTCGAGCAGGCGCGGGCGGAAGCGCTGGCCGACCCGGTTCTCCGTCGCGCGGGCCTGCGGCGCGACGATGCGGCACCACGGTTTTCGGTGCAGGTCGTCGCCCGCACCCAGCCCGTGCTGTCCGCCTCGCCGCTGGGCGGAGGGTCCGGCTGGGGTTGGTGGGGCTACTGGCCTCCGATCCAGACCGCCGCGAACACTGCTTACCAGCGCGAGGTCGACGTGGTCGTGCGCGAGATTGCCGGTGGCCGGGTCGTGTTCGAGAGCAAGGCCTGGAGCGAGAACTTCTACCTGAACAGCGACGAGGTGCACGGCGCCCTGTTCGAGGCCGCGCTCACCGGCTTCCCCAACCCGCCGCCCGGGCCGCGGCTCGTGAACCTGCAGGTCCACCCCGTCGCGCTACCGCCCGGGCCGGTGCAGCCGGCGCCCGTTGCTGCGCCGTCCTCGGCCCCCCCGCCCATGGTCCAGCCCGCCGCACCGGTGACGCGGTAG
- a CDS encoding MFS transporter — translation MTERRAAANDDNGWAPLAITLAIQAMVAMALLAMPAMAPRVAEAVGVSAAYIGLYVAVAYLGAILASLASGAAVARYGSIRTSQAGLVVCAAGLALCTVPVPAALIVGAVLVGLGYGPITPASSHLLARTTPAHRMSLVFSIKQTGVPLGGALAGAIVPTLQLRFGWQLALLLVGAACIACALVAQSLRAGFDDDRNPARPLALGNILEPVRLVLGEPMLRMLAWCSLVFSVAQLSLTTYLVTFLTDSLAYGLVAAGALLSISQLGGVLGRVWWGWVADRWTGARPTLAFLGGLMAASALATAFLPAGAPHLLVMAILFVFGASAIGWNGIYLAEVARQSPPGKAGMATGGTLAITFLGNVLGPPLFGGLSGAFGGYRASFIALAVPLAVCAAALWRGRRGGGTPV, via the coding sequence ATGACAGAACGACGAGCCGCTGCAAACGACGACAACGGCTGGGCACCCCTTGCCATCACCCTCGCGATCCAGGCCATGGTGGCCATGGCGCTGCTGGCCATGCCCGCCATGGCACCCCGGGTCGCCGAGGCGGTGGGGGTCTCCGCGGCCTACATCGGCCTGTACGTGGCCGTGGCCTACCTCGGCGCCATCCTGGCCAGCCTGGCCTCGGGCGCGGCGGTGGCCCGCTACGGCAGTATCCGCACCAGCCAGGCCGGGCTGGTCGTGTGCGCGGCCGGCCTGGCCTTGTGCACGGTCCCGGTGCCGGCCGCCCTCATCGTCGGCGCGGTGCTGGTCGGCCTGGGCTACGGCCCGATCACGCCGGCCAGCTCGCACCTGCTGGCGCGCACCACGCCGGCCCACCGCATGTCGCTGGTGTTCTCGATCAAGCAGACCGGCGTGCCGCTGGGGGGCGCCCTGGCCGGCGCCATCGTGCCGACGCTGCAATTGCGGTTCGGCTGGCAGCTGGCGCTGCTGCTGGTCGGCGCCGCCTGCATCGCGTGCGCGCTGGTGGCGCAGTCGTTGCGCGCCGGCTTCGACGACGACCGCAACCCGGCGCGGCCGCTGGCCCTGGGCAACATCCTGGAGCCGGTGCGGCTGGTGCTGGGCGAGCCCATGCTGCGCATGCTGGCCTGGTGCTCGCTCGTGTTCTCGGTCGCGCAGCTGTCGCTCACCACCTACCTGGTGACCTTCCTCACCGACAGCCTCGCCTACGGCCTCGTCGCGGCGGGCGCGCTGCTGTCGATCTCGCAGCTCGGCGGCGTGCTGGGCCGGGTCTGGTGGGGCTGGGTCGCCGACCGCTGGACCGGGGCCCGCCCCACGCTGGCCTTCCTGGGCGGGCTGATGGCGGCATCGGCGCTGGCCACGGCCTTCCTGCCGGCCGGGGCCCCGCACCTGCTGGTGATGGCGATCCTGTTCGTGTTCGGCGCCTCGGCGATCGGCTGGAACGGCATCTACCTGGCCGAGGTGGCGCGCCAGTCACCGCCCGGCAAGGCCGGCATGGCGACCGGCGGCACCCTGGCCATCACCTTCCTGGGCAACGTGCTCGGCCCGCCGCTGTTCGGCGGCCTGTCGGGCGCGTTCGGCGGCTACCGCGCCAGCTTCATCGCGCTGGCCGTTCCACTGGCGGTGTGCGCGGCGGCGCTGTGGCGCGGCCGGCGGGGCGGCGGCACGCCGGTTTAG
- a CDS encoding FAD-binding oxidoreductase, protein MGHQIRIAGSDVQFACAPGQTILDAALGAGIEMPYSCRKGVCGNCAGTVTRGEVAGPPPNDATPPGQQLFCQCTPCSDLEIVPEAWQRIDPTARKTFTAKVFRNTLVAPDVSLLQLRLPAGKRARFKAGQYLQVQLPDGTRRSYSMANPPHESDTLQLHVRHVPGGRFSQQVVLLQPGDTLDVELPYGTFELREASAAPMLCVVGGTGFAPVKSLLDDLARRRIDREVTLVWGGRDAGGLYLLPAVERWRKVLPRFRFLPALEDAAAAQSLQGFHGRVDEAVRRECPPLAGHEVYCCGSPAMVAAVKKACVNDKGLDPHHFFSDVFVDGPATP, encoded by the coding sequence ATGGGACACCAGATCCGCATCGCCGGCAGCGACGTGCAGTTCGCCTGCGCGCCCGGCCAGACCATCCTCGACGCCGCGCTGGGCGCCGGCATCGAGATGCCCTATTCCTGCCGCAAGGGCGTGTGCGGCAACTGCGCCGGCACCGTCACCCGCGGCGAGGTGGCGGGGCCGCCGCCCAACGACGCTACCCCGCCCGGCCAGCAGCTGTTCTGCCAGTGCACGCCGTGCAGCGACCTCGAGATCGTGCCCGAGGCCTGGCAGCGCATCGATCCGACGGCGCGCAAGACCTTCACCGCCAAGGTGTTCCGCAACACGCTGGTGGCGCCCGACGTCAGCCTGCTGCAGCTGCGGCTGCCGGCCGGCAAGCGCGCCCGATTCAAGGCCGGGCAGTACCTGCAGGTGCAGTTGCCCGACGGCACCCGCCGCTCGTATTCGATGGCGAACCCGCCGCACGAGAGCGACACGCTGCAGCTGCACGTGCGCCACGTGCCGGGCGGCCGCTTCTCGCAGCAGGTGGTGCTGCTGCAGCCGGGCGACACGCTGGACGTCGAGCTGCCCTACGGCACCTTCGAACTGCGCGAGGCCTCGGCCGCGCCGATGCTGTGCGTGGTGGGCGGCACCGGTTTCGCGCCGGTGAAGTCGCTGCTGGACGACCTGGCCAGGCGCCGCATCGACCGCGAGGTGACGCTGGTCTGGGGCGGCCGCGACGCCGGCGGCCTGTACCTGCTGCCGGCCGTCGAGCGCTGGCGCAAGGTGCTGCCGCGCTTCCGCTTCCTGCCGGCGCTGGAAGACGCCGCGGCGGCGCAGTCGCTGCAGGGCTTCCACGGCCGGGTCGACGAGGCGGTGCGGCGCGAGTGCCCGCCGCTGGCCGGCCACGAGGTGTACTGCTGCGGCTCGCCGGCCATGGTGGCGGCGGTGAAGAAGGCCTGTGTGAACGACAAGGGGCTGGACCCGCACCACTTCTTCAGCGATGTGTTCGTCGATGGGCCGGCAACGCCCTGA
- a CDS encoding IclR family transcriptional regulator domain-containing protein: MRKKSPPALTSALDSERDRNFVASLGKGLEVLTCFSRQASKLTLSEVARLTGSSPASARRSLYTLHALDYLESDGKRFWVGPRALLVAHAYLSSRPTPQLAQPLLDALSERTRQSATLGKLVGDDVLIIARSTARRSLSTGLGIGSRLPAYCSAIGRALLASLPPAEAERRVRAMERAPLTPRTVHDVRGVLECVALGRRQGWSASDGELELGVRSMAVPAFDRDGTTIGALSISVRAERMTMAEFRDAFLPVLLKARDRLAERLVKE; this comes from the coding sequence ATGCGCAAGAAATCGCCGCCCGCCCTGACATCCGCGCTTGACAGCGAGCGCGACCGGAACTTCGTCGCCTCGCTGGGCAAGGGCCTGGAGGTGCTGACCTGCTTCTCGCGCCAGGCCAGCAAGCTCACGCTGTCGGAGGTGGCGCGCCTGACCGGCAGTTCGCCGGCGTCGGCGCGGCGCTCGCTGTACACCCTGCATGCGCTCGACTACCTCGAGTCGGACGGCAAGCGCTTCTGGGTCGGCCCGCGCGCGCTGCTGGTGGCCCACGCCTACCTGTCGTCACGCCCGACACCGCAGCTGGCCCAGCCGCTGCTGGACGCGCTGTCCGAGCGCACGCGCCAGTCGGCCACGCTGGGCAAGCTGGTCGGCGACGACGTGCTGATCATCGCCCGCTCGACGGCGCGGCGCAGCCTGTCGACCGGCCTGGGCATCGGTTCGCGGCTGCCGGCCTATTGCTCGGCGATCGGCCGCGCGCTGCTGGCCAGCCTGCCGCCGGCCGAGGCCGAGCGCCGCGTGCGGGCCATGGAGCGCGCACCGCTGACGCCGCGCACCGTCCACGACGTGCGCGGGGTGCTCGAGTGCGTGGCGCTGGGCCGCCGCCAGGGCTGGTCGGCCAGCGACGGCGAGCTGGAGCTGGGCGTGCGCTCGATGGCCGTGCCCGCCTTCGACCGCGACGGCACCACCATCGGCGCGCTCAGCATCTCGGTGCGTGCCGAACGCATGACCATGGCCGAATTCCGCGACGCCTTCCTGCCGGTGCTGCTGAAGGCGCGGGACCGGTTGGCGGAGCGGTTGGTGAAGGAATAG
- a CDS encoding PdxA family dehydrogenase, with amino-acid sequence MTRRIAITLGDPNGIGPEIVLRALAALGDDPRVRAAVFGPPEVLARAAAVTGLQALLARLDVRPAGAIDPSAARFGEVNAQAGVSAVASATAAIQACRAGEFDAVVAGPHHETAIALAGIPFSGYPSLVARVCGQPEGSVFLLLVGGGLRIVHVTLHESVATALARITPELVEAATLAGVRACRLLGLQAPRVALFGINPHASEGTLFGPEDQQLVLPAADRLRAAGLDVTGPQGADVLLAGRAHDLYVAMLHDQGHIPVKLLAPQGASALSIGADVVLGSTGHGSAMDIAGTGTARPDALLRSLRLLAGLAGE; translated from the coding sequence ATGACCCGCCGCATCGCCATCACGCTGGGCGACCCCAACGGCATCGGGCCGGAGATCGTGTTGCGGGCCTTGGCCGCGCTGGGGGACGACCCCCGGGTGCGCGCCGCCGTGTTCGGCCCGCCCGAGGTGCTCGCGCGCGCCGCCGCCGTCACCGGCCTGCAGGCGCTGCTGGCGCGGCTGGACGTGCGGCCCGCCGGCGCCATCGATCCGTCCGCCGCCCGTTTCGGCGAGGTGAACGCGCAGGCCGGCGTCAGCGCGGTCGCCTCCGCCACCGCCGCCATCCAGGCCTGCCGCGCCGGCGAGTTCGACGCCGTCGTCGCGGGCCCGCACCACGAGACCGCGATCGCACTGGCCGGCATCCCGTTCAGCGGCTACCCGTCGCTGGTGGCGCGCGTGTGCGGCCAGCCCGAAGGCAGCGTGTTCCTGCTGCTGGTGGGCGGCGGGCTGCGCATCGTGCACGTCACCCTGCACGAGAGCGTGGCCACCGCGCTGGCGCGCATCACGCCCGAGCTGGTGGAGGCGGCGACGCTGGCCGGCGTGCGGGCCTGCCGCCTTCTGGGCCTGCAGGCGCCGCGGGTGGCGCTGTTCGGCATCAACCCGCATGCGTCGGAAGGCACCCTGTTCGGTCCCGAGGACCAGCAACTGGTGCTGCCGGCGGCCGACCGCCTGCGCGCGGCCGGGCTGGACGTCACCGGACCGCAGGGCGCCGACGTGCTGCTGGCCGGCCGCGCCCACGACCTGTACGTGGCGATGCTGCACGACCAGGGGCACATCCCGGTCAAGCTGCTGGCGCCGCAGGGCGCCAGTGCGCTGTCGATCGGCGCCGACGTGGTGCTGGGCTCCACGGGGCACGGCAGCGCGATGGACATCGCCGGCACCGGTACCGCGCGGCCCGACGCCCTGCTGCGCAGCCTGCGCCTGCTGGCCGGCCTGGCCGGGGAGTGA
- the nikR gene encoding nickel-responsive transcriptional regulator NikR — protein MQRLTISVEDDLAADFETLVQARGYENRSEAFRDLLRRELGQAIVEAQPDAPCVATLTYLYDHHERTTANRLADMQHDHHDLTVSTMHAHLGHHLCVETAILRGPASQVQAFAQQVLAQRGVRQGNLHLVPLDDA, from the coding sequence ATGCAACGACTGACCATCTCCGTCGAGGACGACCTCGCCGCCGACTTCGAGACCCTGGTGCAGGCGCGCGGCTACGAGAACCGCTCCGAGGCCTTCCGCGACCTGCTGCGCCGCGAGCTGGGGCAGGCCATCGTCGAGGCGCAGCCCGACGCGCCCTGCGTTGCCACCCTCACCTACCTGTACGACCACCACGAGCGCACCACCGCCAACCGGCTGGCGGACATGCAGCACGACCACCACGACCTCACGGTGTCGACCATGCACGCGCACCTCGGCCACCACCTGTGCGTCGAGACCGCCATCCTGCGCGGGCCGGCCAGCCAGGTGCAGGCGTTCGCGCAGCAGGTGCTGGCCCAGCGCGGCGTGCGCCAGGGCAACCTGCACCTGGTGCCGCTGGACGACGCCTGA